The Gossypium hirsutum isolate 1008001.06 chromosome D06, Gossypium_hirsutum_v2.1, whole genome shotgun sequence genome contains the following window.
TACTTACTCAATTGAGTTTAacgttattttttttaattctaattagattgattgaaacaaatttttattttattttttaataatctacTTATTTTGATTTGATAGAACTTGAACTCGGTAATTTACTTCTTTTCGACCACAGatccaatttcaaaaatattggAACTGTTGTCaaataaaatgtttgaaattcATCAACCCTCTAGAGCCACCTAgaaacaattaaaaagaaaattaacctAATTATCCCATTCCAACCAGTGGCCTCCAAATGCAGCAAATTTTGTTGAATCCTGGGTTTGCATTTGATCAAAATCCTTCCTGCGTTGATTAAGTTAGATGGGATCAATTAAAAGGTACTTTAAACAATTTTCCGTTTTCAGAATCCATTTCAGGTActcttttaccctttttttttaatgctTTTGCTGCATTTCTTATTATTCCTTTAGCTAGTATCATTTAGAGTTAGATTTAAAGATTTGGTAAATGTAAATTCCCTCTATGAGATGGCCCCAAATCTGAAATCCTTCATTGCTTCATCTGTCCTTGTTCTATTCTTAGCAATCTCTTTTAGTTTTAGCAGAACAAACTACTACAAAATCTTCAACCTCAAATCAAGTCTCGCTTCTTACCACCCTACATTCCTTCAATCTGTTTTCTCATTTATGCTAAAAACCCCAAAACCCAACAAATCCCATTGGCCAAATCCCATTTCCAGGCCCCCTCACTGTGTTCTATGGATGGCTCCCTTCCTTTCAGGTGGTGGGTATAGTTCAGAAGCATGGTCTTATGTTTTAGCACTCGATGAATACATGAAAAGTCGAGAAAACCCGAGTTTTAAATTGGGTATTCACCAACATGGTGATTTGGAGTCACTAGAGTTTTGGGAGGGATTGCCTCAAAATGCAAGGGATTTGGCAATTGAGTTGCACCGAACCGATTGCAGAATAAATGAGACCATTGTGGTTTGCCATAGTGAGCCTGGTGCTTGGTATCCCCCATTGTTTGAAACTCTTCCTTGCCCTCCAACGGGTTATCATGATTTCATGTTTGTTATCGGTAGGACCATGTTCGAGACGGATAGATTGAATTCGGAACATGTTAAGCGTTGTAATAGAATGGACTCTGTTTGGGTTCCTACTGAGTTTCATGTGTCCACATTTGTGCAAAGTGGTGTAGATCCATCTAAGGTTATGAAAGTTGTGCAGCCTATTGATGTGAGGTTCTTTGATCCCTCCAAGTATGAGCCGTTGGATATTGCTTCCGAGGGGAATCTGGTTTTAGGTGCAAAAGCCCCCAATTCAAGCCCCGGCAAGGAGTTTGTGTTCTTGAGTGTCTTCAAATGGGAGTTTAGGAAAGGATGGGATGTTTTGCTCGAAGCATATTTGAAAGAGTTCTCCAAGGATGATGGGGTGGCTTTGTACTTGTTGACTAATCCTTATCATTCTAGTAGAGATTTCAACAACAAGATTGTCCAGTTTGTGGAAGACTCTGATATGCAAAAGCCAGCTAATGGATGGGCTCCGGTGTATGTCATTGATACTCATATAGCTCACATTGACTTACCTCAACTATACAAGGCTGCCAATGCGTTTGTTCTTCCTTCAAGAGGAGAAGGATGGGGAAGACCTGTTGTGGAAGCCATGGCAATGTCGTTGCCGGTAATAACAACTAATTGGTCAGGGCCTACTGAGTATCTGACAGAGGAGAATAGCTATCCATTGCCAGTGGAAAGAAAGAGTGAGGTAACGGAAGGACCATTTAAGGGGCATTTGTGGGCTCAACCGTCAGTTATTAAGCTTCAAGCTCTTATGAGGCATGTGATCAGTAACGTGGAGGAAGCCAGGGCTAAAGGTAGGCAGGCAAGGAAAGACATGATCAATAGCTTTTCTCCGGAAATTGTTGCAGAGATTGTCACAGGTCATATACAAAATATACTTGACAAATAGGATGATGTATGGGCATTGCTCTTCTGGTTTTGAGATGATGTTTACAGGTGGAGATATGATCAGTAAGTGGTGATTTTACAAGAGTTTGCTtgtttaacaattaaacttaatgCTTGTCAGTTCAGTTTGGAAGCAAACCAATTAGGCACATTAGAACCTTTGTTCTCCCATCTAGCTGGTCGAATCAGTTCATTTGAGGCCAATCCATAACAATATGCAAATGTAGTCTGCTTCATTTAATGGCTGTTCATCTTTGTGGTGTAACATTTTTGCCATTCCTTTGATAACGCAAACCCATGTTATATTGTACCCGTATTACATGTGTTCGTACTTCATAGCTTATATAAGTTTCTAACTGTTAAAATGTGCATTGGAACTTGGGAGACAAATTCGAATATTGTCATTCATTaatgttctttaaatcattccATAGGCTTTCAACGGTATGGGAGCCAGTCAGAAAAAGCTAACATAATTCAACTTTTGTATCCTGTACTCACGGAAACAGGAAAGAAAAGATGTAAAACTCATCCCACATCGGCTACATAAGTTAATTATATAGTATTAATAAAAGGAAGGTTTAGACATGTCCATCATTGAACTACTAGACGAAGTGAATGGGTTGCGGCCGGTGCTTGTTACTCGGCCAAACCCAGGAAAGTCCCCGGGCCCTCAACTGCAGAGATGCAGGCTCGGAAACGAGCTAAGCTTAAGGCCGTTGGGGTTTGTCCTTATCCTTGATAAGGCGGGGCAGAGACGAGTGTGGAGCCCTAATGACCTTAATGCCGAAGTAACTTGGCCGATGCCCACAGTTATTCACTTGGTCCCTAAGCTTGGACTAACTGAACGGGGCTTATGATCTAGTAGTTATATTTTTTGGTACTATTGAAAGTTagatgtgacataatttaaaatcaaaattttaggaaattatttattttaaatttaattatataagatatgatattaatggttaaattaatgattttaacaagGAAAGGAGttgattgatataatatcaaAAGTTtagagatataaaattaaaatattttaaaatgtatgaACTAATTGAAAATGAGGATGATAATTTGAGGGATGTACCGTACAATTAGCTGCTAATATAAAATTCATACTTGATTTGTACCCTGTATTCATTGAAACGGAAGCCCTTCAATAAAGAAGTGGCCTTATCCCGCACCGACTacgtaaataaattatttagtctTGTTAAAAGACGGGTTTAGACGTGTACGGTAACATGCTACGAGATGAAGTGAACTAGTCGACACCGTCCTTACTGAATTTGTCGGACCCAGGAAATTCTCCGAAGTCCTTTTCTGCAGAGATGCAGATTTGAAAACAAGTGGCTGTTGGGGGGGTCTGTAAATGCAAATAGCAATTTTAATCATTAACACGTTGtataaaaaattagtttttttttttgcatttttgtttttcttaatcttttcgtttaaaaatttaaaaaaatcagctaaaatttataaaaaatattccaaaaacaaaaatactaaaaataatttaagataatttttttcttttctcattcttttaaaattaatgttcAAGGTAGCAAAGAAacacaaaactataaaaaaagagactaaattacacaatgtgtaaatgttgagagttatttttttaaataatgactaaattgacataatgtataaatgttgaaagTTAAAATTACTAAGTTATCTTTCTACTAGTAATTTAATGATTGGTGACCAAAAAACAAAATGTcaaatagttgggtgactaccaCTATAGTTTACCCTAAGATTTTATAGCATATtttgaactttatttttatttttaatacaaagCCTACTTTTAACTATAATCCCTCTTTAACAATCAAATCAGAGAAAAAATACGTTAAAGCGTACTTGAACTGTATCCTCTTAGTTATTGCAATAACAACGATTTTAACGAAGTTAAAGCTTGATTAACAAATATAAACCTTAATTTGTaacaataaaattttgattttgtttcaatttttacgTGCCACTAACATTGTTACTGATGTGGCATCATTCTACATTTAATTATtgtatacaaaaataattataattactcaacataaaaatatgaatatttttttagtatgtataattgaatcaaaatcactTTTTACCATGTAACAACCTCACACCTGTATTAGAATCTAGCTCACTTTTCACTAAAGGtgtgtgtttgataaattaaaaatttaagtgctaaaaaattaagtattgaattttTACTTCTAAATTATGTAAGTGATTAATTTATACTAAAAATTgtttggtaaattaataaatataagtatggaatataattatgttgtttgataaaagtaaatactgattttaaaataataattttttaaattttaatcttattaatataatattttatattattttggataaAAGATACATATGGTTAGGAGAGTAGTTATATTTTTAGATAACAAAATATTTTTGGTTATTACAGAAGATAATTATCTAAGTTTTGTtctctaaaataataagatacatatgGTTATTAGAGAAGAGAATTATCAAAGTTTTGTTCTCTTTCAATAGTTTTGGATATTTTGTGATACATCAGTGTGCCAATATGACTGTTAAAATGACTTAGGGAGTAGTGTGTTTGGTTCTTTTCTATTTGTAACCCCTGCAAGATGGGGTTTATTTTCGTGTAATACAgtaaaaaaattcactaatttcatCCGAACTTACAAGGGTTTTGACCTGTGGTTGCAAGATCTACGAGATAAAGAGCTCAAGGAGGAACCAAGCCAGACCGTGTTGAATCAAGGATCACCATCAGTAAAGTGTCATGCACATAGGAAGGGATACCTTTAGAGACTTCGTCCAGGCAACGAGTGTTTTGTAACCAAATAGTTCCTTTATAGTTTAGAGGTGAGACaatgtacttttattttaaattttttgtcgcTGATgtaaaggttttttttaaaaaaatttataaattggtAATacaatttgattttgaaaatagtGAGTTCTAAACTTGTAAGCCAACTCGGTTCAGTTGTGACATCCAATATTCCTATTTGACGATCGGGTCAAGTAAGAGTGTTACAAATTAGCACTAAATTAAGACCCGTATTGGCCTAATAGGTCAATTAACATCAATTATTGCCTAAAAACGCTTATTTTACAATAATTTAACTCTAGACTAAGAAAtgcaaaaacataataaaatatattaaaatgccTAGAAAACAAACTCCTTAAATGCCGAAATGTACAAAAACTACCACTACATTTAGTTGTAGGTCATGACGCCATGACGACGCGAATGAGGATGTGGCGATGTGTTTCCCACAAACACCGaatttcttctcctagttaaattCTACTATATCTTTTCCAAGTCAAACTCTGATTACTTCAAGGATATTTTAGTATGACTAGAACTCTAATCTTAGACTATTTAAAGGGGGCCATCGTATACCTATTTTGAAGGCAATTAAAGATGTAGTACTACAGGGCTTTTTTCTTTTGAGGGCGACAAGATGTAGTCGCATCTGAGATTTGGTGAGAGTTTTCGTGGCAACAAGGGGAGAATTTTGTATCCCTTTTGAGAGAACTCCATCAGAGTTGGGGGAGTTAGGGTTTTATTTTGGGGGTTTGGGTTCGTACATTTAGTATATTTAAgcttattttctccatattatgCTTTCCTTTGTTTATTGATTTAGCGGAAAGTCGAAGCCTCCTTTACCCATGGTTTTTATTCTCTCCGGAAGagtttttcatgtaaaatttgtATTCATTCTTCTCTACCTTTTCTATTTCGTTGCTTATACAAATCGATcctcaataaaaaaatattattttaaaaaataaaaaaataatgatgcaTGATTATAATCACATAAATGTcacaacactttttttttttaagacgGTAGAAGAGTCCAAAACATTAATCACTaatcttttattatattttatttattctgtTCATTAGACACAATTTTATAAACCACATTTTTTGCTTTTCcacctttttttacttttttttatgtttatttttggtGGAAATTCAAGATCTCGTACCTCATTGAAAATGAAACATAAACAAAAAGCTGGGGAGCTGAAGAGtctataattaaataatcatGGTAGCCTAGCCTCGCTTTATATCTGTCAAACTGTTGGAGCTACTTTGCTCCAATCTTAATTTTTAGTTGGATCTGTTTGCTTCtgttagaattaaaattttaacaataaaattaatatttttattcatatttaattataaatataaataggtTCTTTGGGTTAGTCAGGTTTGAATGATTTTAGATAagctatataattttttttaaagcttgCAGTGAGATTAGTAAGGGCGAGCATTCGATTGAATCAAGTCGAATAGAGTGAAATTGTTcgtgttaaatttttaaaaaaagtaaacatgccaaattaaaatcttgttagaGTACAACTAATTCCGTGTTatagcacataaatttgaaatcattaattaacttatttaggtttcaaaattattattttagaaaatttttaaaattttaaaatcttatatattctttagaattttttttaatttttataattttttaaaaatataaatttttataaatatctttattttttgaaaattactttgaattttttttttgtaattttcgtagagagaccaatttgttcattttcaaaattgacagtaACCAAAAAGttatttacaccaatctattattcaactcgacttgaatttaaaactcgaataactcaatttaattaaCTCATAATTCGATTTTTTTAATCGAATCGAGATTTAGATTACTTAGGAATAACAAAGATTATTCATAAAACTTTTTCCATTCGACTTAACAATTCTGTACAAGGCAAGGCATTCCACGAGAACAAAGGAGCCGATGCATAGTCTCATAGACGCCGACATGTCGGCTTTATGGCATTAGAAGCAAATAAAGGAGCAGCTCTCTCTCAACCCATATATAGTTGTATTCCAATTTCCATATGGCTGCCGGACACCTATTTTAGAAGTCCAGATTAGTAATACAAGATTTTCCAACTCTAAAAGACAAGGTTCTGGTGGAAGCACGTAGTGGCTGCCAATTTTTACTGGCCACATTTGAAGAAAGATGTTAAATCTTATGTCCAGAATTGCCGGCCTTGTCAACTAAACAAGTACCAAACACTAGCGCCAATCGGCCTACTGCAGCCCTTACCAATGCATGAATAAGTTTGGGAGGATATTTC
Protein-coding sequences here:
- the LOC121218601 gene encoding uncharacterized protein, producing the protein MAPNLKSFIASSVLVLFLAISFSFSRTNYYKIFNLKSSLASYHPTFLQSVFSFMLKTPKPNKSHWPNPISRPPHCVLWMAPFLSGGGYSSEAWSYVLALDEYMKSRENPSFKLGIHQHGDLESLEFWEGLPQNARDLAIELHRTDCRINETIVVCHSEPGAWYPPLFETLPCPPTGYHDFMFVIGRTMFETDRLNSEHVKRCNRMDSVWVPTEFHVSTFVQSGVDPSKVMKVVQPIDVRFFDPSKYEPLDIASEGNLVLGAKAPNSSPGKEFVFLSVFKWEFRKGWDVLLEAYLKEFSKDDGVALYLLTNPYHSSRDFNNKIVQFVEDSDMQKPANGWAPVYVIDTHIAHIDLPQLYKAANAFVLPSRGEGWGRPVVEAMAMSLPVITTNWSGPTEYLTEENSYPLPVERKSEVTEGPFKGHLWAQPSVIKLQALMRHVISNVEEARAKGRQARKDMINSFSPEIVAEIVTGHIQNILDK